In a single window of the Natronosalvus caseinilyticus genome:
- a CDS encoding DUF5611 family protein: protein MKEYKMRRGEHLEDRIPDMKATVEDYFGSITDTEEFKGSDLFVVEEPDNPVFERITVGTVQYSGKKDKLAVDFVERDPTELGPDELEAAGEAVSAKNDFLLEATGRDAKSRRESLKRAVEDDPDHDF from the coding sequence ATGAAGGAGTACAAGATGCGCCGCGGCGAACATCTCGAGGACCGAATCCCCGACATGAAAGCCACCGTCGAAGACTACTTCGGCTCGATCACGGACACCGAGGAGTTCAAGGGAAGCGACCTCTTCGTCGTCGAGGAACCCGACAACCCCGTCTTCGAGCGCATCACGGTCGGCACCGTCCAGTACTCCGGCAAGAAGGACAAACTCGCCGTCGACTTCGTCGAGCGCGACCCCACCGAACTCGGCCCCGACGAACTCGAGGCCGCCGGCGAGGCCGTCTCCGCGAAGAACGACTTCCTGCTCGAAGCCACCGGCCGCGACGCCAAGTCCCGACGCGAGTCGCTCAAGCGAGCCGTCGAGGACGATCCGGACCACGATTTCTAG
- a CDS encoding DUF7093 family protein, which yields MALRCSLLGHDFDETEVDREREERGSEVVVTVTEYQRCQRCGEKNVTSENTEVTALGPDAAARSPDESASDQPPSPGIDDAANGGLEDGDSTEETATSAGDPSDTAEAEAEAEIEAGDTDETTGGDEDEDDDLELPTDENGDPITDDAEILTEPDPGDGDREHGEWPESDDVGPPVGSEAEPTAWPEDDADADGNDPVESDGIETTFVEEDVGANASANTGETETVNENEVTRDEPVTDDAVFVDADPEPSPQQSESYTGITSAQAAPDPSKATTQGGANTEFFCPQCSFVAPGDRGSLRAGDICPECRKGYLGERER from the coding sequence ATGGCCCTTCGATGTTCGCTGCTCGGACACGACTTCGACGAGACCGAGGTCGATCGCGAGCGCGAAGAACGGGGAAGCGAGGTCGTCGTTACCGTGACCGAGTACCAGCGGTGTCAGCGCTGTGGCGAGAAAAACGTCACCAGTGAGAACACCGAGGTGACCGCACTCGGTCCCGACGCCGCCGCGCGTTCCCCAGACGAATCTGCATCCGACCAGCCCCCGTCTCCCGGGATCGACGACGCAGCCAATGGCGGTCTCGAGGACGGTGACTCGACCGAGGAAACCGCGACGAGCGCGGGGGATCCGAGTGATACGGCCGAAGCCGAAGCCGAAGCCGAGATCGAAGCCGGGGATACGGACGAGACGACGGGCGGAGACGAAGACGAAGACGACGACCTCGAGCTCCCCACGGACGAAAACGGCGACCCGATCACCGACGACGCCGAAATTCTGACCGAACCCGATCCCGGCGACGGCGACCGGGAACACGGCGAGTGGCCCGAGTCAGACGACGTCGGCCCGCCGGTCGGTTCGGAGGCAGAACCGACCGCCTGGCCCGAAGATGACGCGGACGCCGATGGGAACGACCCCGTCGAATCCGACGGTATCGAGACGACGTTCGTCGAGGAGGACGTAGGCGCGAACGCGAGCGCGAACACAGGTGAAACCGAGACCGTAAACGAGAACGAAGTCACTCGAGACGAACCAGTCACCGACGACGCGGTGTTCGTTGACGCCGACCCAGAGCCCTCGCCCCAGCAGTCGGAATCTTACACCGGCATCACCAGCGCGCAGGCCGCGCCCGACCCGAGCAAAGCCACGACACAGGGTGGCGCCAACACCGAGTTCTTCTGTCCGCAGTGTTCGTTCGTCGCTCCTGGCGACCGCGGCTCCCTTCGCGCGGGCGACATCTGTCCCGAGTGCCGCAAGGGCTACCTCGGCGAGCGCGAGCGGTAG
- a CDS encoding DUF6432 family protein translates to MRAKREFRDRSTTEVAVLDALVDRTENGMTVFELRAEVAVSIDDLEEALATLKNDGLIVIDNQTSRTVIKPDERVVPDENDLDEEDSLLERLRERFSF, encoded by the coding sequence ATGAGAGCGAAACGGGAGTTCCGGGACCGGTCCACGACGGAGGTCGCCGTACTCGACGCGCTCGTCGACCGAACCGAAAACGGAATGACGGTCTTCGAGCTTCGAGCCGAGGTCGCCGTCAGCATCGACGACCTCGAGGAGGCGCTCGCGACGCTCAAGAACGACGGACTCATCGTGATCGACAACCAGACGAGCCGAACGGTCATCAAACCGGACGAGCGCGTCGTTCCCGACGAGAACGATCTCGACGAGGAGGACTCCCTACTCGAGCGGTTGCGCGAGCGTTTTTCGTTCTAG
- a CDS encoding uracil-DNA glycosylase — translation MSDTPPIDADPAFPTERHVLEADCARCPHLVEHRECISWGTGPLEASVLVVGEAPGRGNPEAEHWRGGNWTGMAYTSRHSGRRIRELLEAVGYGDDAFYTNAVKCFPADPEEPTTNREPTAEERSACRGHLLTELERVDPAVILATGKHATTTVLAFEDDSLDGFLETVLEPRWCDRLEAWLLPILHPSYQDVWLGRLGYDPEEYRAGLRAQLDALVED, via the coding sequence GTGTCCGACACGCCGCCGATCGACGCCGATCCCGCGTTCCCGACCGAACGACACGTCCTCGAGGCCGACTGCGCACGCTGTCCCCACCTCGTCGAGCACCGCGAGTGCATCTCCTGGGGGACCGGCCCGCTCGAGGCCTCGGTGCTCGTCGTTGGCGAGGCCCCCGGTCGGGGCAACCCGGAGGCCGAGCACTGGCGCGGCGGCAACTGGACCGGCATGGCCTACACCTCACGACACTCCGGTCGACGCATTCGCGAACTGCTCGAGGCGGTGGGCTACGGCGACGACGCCTTCTACACGAACGCGGTGAAGTGCTTTCCGGCGGATCCCGAGGAGCCGACGACGAATCGCGAGCCGACCGCCGAGGAACGGTCGGCTTGCCGGGGGCACCTGCTGACCGAACTCGAGCGGGTCGACCCCGCCGTGATTCTCGCGACGGGCAAGCACGCGACGACGACGGTGCTGGCGTTCGAGGACGACTCGCTCGACGGCTTTCTCGAGACGGTGCTCGAGCCCAGGTGGTGTGATCGCCTGGAGGCATGGCTGTTGCCGATCCTGCACCCGTCGTACCAGGACGTCTGGCTCGGGCGGCTGGGTTACGACCCCGAGGAGTACCGCGCGGGTCTGCGGGCGCAACTCGATGCGCTCGTCGAGGACTGA
- a CDS encoding HIT family protein produces MSTIFSQIVAGDIPARVVYEDETTFAFLDANPLAPGHTLVIPRDEYERLNDVPEDVAADLYATIHRLVPVVEDAVDADATTVAFNNGEAAGQEVPHVHCHIVPRFDGDGGGPIHAVAGETPDLEDDELDEIAAAIDERV; encoded by the coding sequence ATGTCGACGATATTCAGCCAGATCGTCGCGGGCGACATTCCCGCGCGGGTCGTGTACGAAGACGAAACCACGTTCGCCTTCCTCGACGCCAACCCACTCGCGCCGGGGCACACCCTGGTGATCCCGAGAGACGAGTACGAGCGGCTGAACGACGTCCCCGAGGACGTCGCTGCGGATCTGTACGCGACGATCCACCGCCTCGTGCCGGTGGTCGAAGACGCCGTCGACGCCGACGCGACGACCGTGGCGTTCAACAACGGCGAGGCCGCCGGCCAGGAGGTGCCCCACGTCCACTGCCACATCGTCCCGCGGTTCGACGGCGACGGGGGCGGCCCGATTCACGCCGTCGCGGGCGAGACACCGGACCTCGAGGACGACGAACTCGACGAAATCGCGGCCGCAATCGACGAACGCGTCTGA
- a CDS encoding thiamine ABC transporter substrate-binding protein, giving the protein MRRRTFLTSTAGSAIAGVAGCIQDTSDGNGNGNGNGDGGNGDDGNATNGNGDANDSNTSGSGGDNTLHVATYTSFVDAPSDSPGVWIKEEFEQRYDATLEWHTPQGELTHYVERYNEGAEFEPELYYGVSPHDLVRVDENTDGNLFVETDRSKLENAEDIGEQHEFDPQGRVIPTYRALCAIVYDGRNVPTPETFEDLLDPAYEGQIGIPTPQDTTGLLFLLWTLNEFGEGGEYDYLDYWSDLLDNGARVLDSWSDVYTQFENDELPVIVSYANDRVYAKRFGNDLEKHRVALLNGQSYANYSGVVRFSSGTNDDLAHKFMDFVLDPEVQAVVAERNVTGPTNEKTELPEVFEEYAREPEEPVFYDYEELSGNLSGWLDDWSRMAAGGR; this is encoded by the coding sequence ATGAGACGACGCACGTTTCTCACGAGTACGGCTGGCAGCGCGATTGCCGGCGTAGCGGGGTGCATTCAGGATACGTCGGATGGGAACGGAAACGGGAACGGAAATGGAGACGGCGGCAACGGCGACGATGGAAACGCCACCAACGGAAACGGCGACGCGAACGACAGCAATACCAGTGGCAGCGGTGGCGACAACACACTCCACGTCGCCACCTACACGTCGTTCGTCGACGCCCCGAGTGACAGCCCCGGCGTCTGGATCAAAGAGGAGTTCGAGCAGCGCTACGACGCCACCCTCGAGTGGCACACGCCGCAGGGAGAACTCACCCACTACGTCGAACGGTACAACGAGGGCGCCGAGTTCGAACCCGAGCTCTACTACGGGGTGAGCCCTCACGACCTCGTCCGCGTCGACGAGAACACCGACGGTAACCTCTTCGTCGAAACCGACCGGTCGAAGCTCGAGAACGCCGAAGACATCGGCGAACAACACGAGTTCGATCCCCAGGGACGGGTGATCCCAACCTACCGCGCCCTCTGTGCGATCGTCTACGACGGCCGGAACGTTCCGACACCGGAGACGTTCGAGGACCTGCTCGATCCGGCATACGAGGGACAGATCGGCATCCCGACGCCGCAGGACACGACCGGTCTCCTGTTCCTGCTGTGGACGCTCAACGAGTTCGGCGAGGGCGGCGAGTACGACTACCTCGACTACTGGTCGGACCTGCTCGACAACGGCGCCCGCGTGCTCGACTCCTGGAGCGACGTCTACACCCAGTTCGAGAACGACGAACTCCCGGTCATCGTCTCCTACGCGAACGATCGCGTCTACGCCAAGCGCTTCGGCAACGACCTCGAGAAACACCGGGTCGCGCTGCTCAACGGGCAGTCCTACGCCAACTACTCCGGCGTCGTCCGCTTCTCGAGTGGGACGAACGACGACCTGGCGCACAAGTTCATGGACTTCGTCCTCGATCCGGAGGTACAGGCGGTCGTCGCCGAACGAAACGTCACCGGCCCGACCAACGAGAAGACGGAACTGCCGGAGGTGTTCGAGGAGTACGCCAGAGAGCCCGAAGAGCCCGTCTTCTACGACTACGAGGAACTCAGCGGCAACCTCTCGGGCTGGCTCGACGACTGGAGTCGCATGGCCGCCGGCGGTCGCTGA
- a CDS encoding thiamine-binding protein — translation MTVFALLRVSPITEDDITPDVAAAIDALEDFDVTYETTPMATTLEADDVHELFAACAAAHEAVDRAHVQTLVQVDDKREVEMTAGDKVDAVEGELGRNARSQREE, via the coding sequence ATGACCGTCTTTGCACTGCTCCGCGTCTCGCCCATTACCGAAGACGACATCACGCCCGACGTGGCCGCCGCCATCGACGCCCTCGAGGACTTCGACGTCACCTACGAGACGACGCCGATGGCGACCACGCTCGAGGCCGACGACGTCCACGAACTGTTCGCGGCGTGTGCAGCGGCTCACGAGGCCGTCGACCGCGCGCACGTCCAGACGCTCGTGCAGGTCGACGACAAGCGCGAGGTCGAGATGACCGCGGGCGACAAGGTCGACGCCGTCGAGGGCGAACTCGGGCGCAACGCCAGGAGTCAGCGCGAGGAGTGA
- a CDS encoding ABC transporter permease: protein MPGAPSADGVSGRSPTRHRTVRDRLERRAVATGAVATVGLLLAMFYYPVATVFVESVVVEGVLTLAIFADLVTDPFYFGDFARLLAGEPPFEVLSDLVSSDRRLGIVGFTAYQALLSSLLSLALGLPMAYLLARYEFRGRRTLRSLTILPFVMPSIMVAVGFVATFGRSGTLNAVLEPLGLGPVSLMYSLEAILIAHAFYNAPLVARVTTAAWESVDASAFETARSLGAGPFRAFRDVVAPQLYPAALMGAALTFVFTFGTFPIVLALGGIRLSTVEVFVYQLVQNLDYAEAAALAIVELLISLGVLYGYLRYEAKHSVRSSGIRPLPRKSLAPPAFSARELLPRVGLAVYGVVALFVFVAPIASLLVRSVTTPGGEFTLAHYGFLLERQATAAAFQVRPWPAIRNSLLFAAAALAVSLPMGVVVSVLTTRRYRGRKLVDVVAMAPLAVSGIVVGIGLLRGPVFGFEVWHYRITITGAVAIVAAHAVACYPFVVRTVAPGLESIDPSLLESARALGASRTRALLDVELPLVWPGVVAGAAFAVAISMGEFSATVILATGTDQYTMPIAIERFIGRRLGPATAMGVVLLVVTAFSFVVIDRLGGDRVGL from the coding sequence ATGCCGGGGGCCCCCTCCGCCGACGGCGTGTCGGGCCGATCCCCCACCCGCCACCGGACCGTCCGCGACCGCCTCGAGCGCCGGGCGGTCGCCACCGGCGCCGTCGCCACGGTCGGGTTGTTGCTCGCGATGTTTTACTACCCCGTGGCGACGGTATTCGTCGAGTCGGTCGTCGTCGAGGGCGTCCTCACGCTCGCGATTTTCGCAGACCTGGTGACCGACCCGTTCTACTTCGGCGATTTCGCGCGACTGCTCGCCGGCGAACCCCCGTTCGAGGTCCTCTCGGACCTCGTCTCGAGCGACCGTCGACTGGGTATCGTCGGCTTTACCGCCTACCAGGCGCTGCTCTCGTCGCTCCTGTCGCTCGCGCTCGGCCTGCCGATGGCCTACCTCCTCGCACGCTACGAGTTTCGCGGCCGGCGGACGCTGCGCTCGCTGACGATTCTCCCCTTCGTCATGCCGTCGATCATGGTCGCCGTCGGCTTCGTCGCCACGTTCGGCCGGAGCGGCACGCTCAACGCCGTCCTCGAGCCCCTCGGACTGGGACCGGTCTCGCTCATGTACAGTCTCGAGGCGATCCTGATCGCTCACGCGTTCTACAACGCGCCGCTGGTCGCACGGGTGACGACAGCGGCCTGGGAGTCCGTCGACGCGAGCGCGTTCGAAACCGCTCGCAGCCTCGGCGCCGGGCCGTTCCGGGCCTTCCGAGACGTGGTGGCGCCGCAGCTGTACCCCGCCGCGCTGATGGGGGCAGCGCTGACGTTCGTCTTCACGTTCGGCACGTTCCCCATCGTCCTCGCCCTCGGTGGCATCCGGCTGTCGACCGTCGAGGTGTTCGTCTACCAGCTGGTCCAGAATCTCGACTACGCCGAGGCCGCCGCACTGGCGATCGTGGAACTCCTGATCTCGCTCGGCGTGCTCTACGGCTACCTCCGCTACGAGGCGAAACACTCGGTTCGCTCGAGCGGGATTCGACCCCTTCCCCGGAAGTCGCTCGCGCCGCCAGCGTTCTCTGCGCGCGAACTCCTCCCCCGGGTCGGCCTGGCCGTCTACGGCGTGGTCGCCCTGTTCGTCTTCGTCGCCCCCATCGCGAGCCTGCTCGTCCGGAGCGTCACCACCCCCGGTGGCGAGTTCACCCTCGCACACTACGGCTTCCTCCTCGAGCGCCAGGCGACCGCGGCGGCGTTTCAGGTTCGACCCTGGCCCGCCATCCGTAATTCCCTGTTGTTCGCCGCCGCGGCACTCGCCGTCTCCCTCCCGATGGGCGTCGTCGTCTCGGTGCTGACGACGCGCCGGTACCGCGGGCGGAAACTCGTCGACGTGGTCGCTATGGCTCCGCTCGCCGTCTCCGGCATCGTCGTCGGGATCGGCCTGCTCCGCGGTCCCGTCTTCGGGTTCGAGGTCTGGCACTATCGAATCACCATCACCGGTGCGGTGGCCATCGTCGCCGCCCACGCCGTCGCCTGCTACCCGTTCGTCGTCCGCACCGTCGCGCCGGGGCTCGAGTCGATCGATCCCAGCTTGCTCGAGTCCGCTCGTGCACTTGGGGCCTCTCGAACCAGGGCGCTGCTCGACGTCGAGTTGCCGCTGGTCTGGCCGGGCGTGGTCGCGGGCGCGGCGTTCGCGGTGGCCATCTCGATGGGGGAGTTCTCCGCGACGGTGATCCTCGCGACGGGTACCGACCAGTACACGATGCCGATCGCGATCGAACGATTCATCGGGCGCCGCCTCGGACCGGCGACCGCCATGGGCGTCGTCTTGCTCGTCGTCACCGCGTTCAGTTTCGTCGTCATCGACCGCCTCGGAGGTGATCGCGTTGGCCTCTGA
- a CDS encoding ABC transporter ATP-binding protein yields the protein MASERNGLERARATDRQADPIDADAPVALELEEVSKTYGETTAVDDVSIRVREGEFFTLVGPSGCGKTTTLRLVAGFEAPSVGTVRFRGEDVTDVPPEDRDVGVVFQNYALFPHMSVGENVAYGLNFTDPPGDVSREERVRELLELVDLEGMADRDPDELSGGQQQRVSIARALAPGPDVLLLDEPMSALDAQLRERLRVQVKAIQRELAITTVYVTHDQEEALAISDRVAVMRAGAPEQVAPPRTIYHRPQTRFVAEFVGDNNVFEGEVVGVDIDGYGDEAQARVDVAGTEFHVAADRSDVANRGESLTFCVRPEHLSLEAPTNTFTGAVESAEFLGETTRVHLDWRGRDVVLRTREPLSGEVRVGFEPGDAHVVGR from the coding sequence TTGGCCTCTGAACGGAACGGACTCGAGCGCGCACGGGCGACCGACCGCCAGGCCGACCCGATCGACGCGGACGCTCCCGTCGCGCTCGAACTCGAGGAGGTCTCGAAGACGTACGGCGAGACGACGGCCGTCGACGACGTCTCGATCCGCGTCCGCGAGGGCGAGTTCTTCACCCTCGTCGGCCCCTCGGGCTGTGGGAAGACCACCACGCTCCGGCTCGTCGCCGGGTTCGAAGCGCCGAGTGTGGGAACCGTCCGATTCCGCGGCGAGGACGTGACCGACGTCCCGCCCGAGGATCGCGACGTCGGCGTCGTCTTCCAGAACTACGCGCTGTTCCCGCACATGAGCGTCGGCGAGAACGTCGCCTACGGGCTCAACTTCACCGACCCGCCGGGAGACGTCTCACGCGAGGAACGAGTTCGGGAGTTGCTCGAGCTGGTCGACCTCGAGGGGATGGCCGACCGCGACCCCGACGAACTCTCCGGCGGCCAGCAACAGCGCGTGTCCATCGCCCGCGCGCTGGCGCCCGGCCCGGACGTGCTCCTGCTCGACGAGCCGATGAGTGCCCTCGACGCGCAACTTCGCGAGCGCCTCCGCGTCCAGGTGAAGGCGATCCAGCGAGAGCTAGCGATTACGACGGTGTACGTCACTCACGACCAGGAGGAGGCCCTCGCCATCTCCGACCGCGTGGCTGTCATGCGTGCGGGGGCACCCGAGCAGGTCGCCCCGCCGCGAACGATCTACCACCGCCCCCAGACGCGCTTCGTCGCCGAGTTCGTCGGGGACAACAACGTCTTCGAGGGCGAGGTCGTCGGCGTCGACATCGACGGCTACGGGGACGAGGCGCAGGCTCGAGTCGACGTCGCCGGGACCGAGTTCCACGTCGCGGCTGACCGGAGCGACGTGGCGAACCGGGGCGAGTCCCTGACCTTCTGTGTCCGCCCCGAACACCTCTCGCTCGAGGCGCCGACGAACACGTTCACGGGAGCCGTCGAGAGCGCGGAGTTCCTCGGGGAGACCACGCGCGTCCACCTCGATTGGCGGGGACGCGACGTCGTGTTGCGAACGCGCGAGCCGCTCTCGGGCGAAGTTCGAGTCGGGTTCGAGCCGGGCGACGCGCACGTCGTCGGTCGGTGA
- a CDS encoding N-acyl homoserine lactonase family protein, producing the protein MPVERLYRLNTARWTFDNSAATQLQNPGEPYVGWCPCYLLEHSDGLALFDTGVSHEMATAPLEYGPAGAPHMAEFAETIDLSEGKPPVEHLDDLGYEPGDVDTVVLSHLHTDHAGNLDSFPEATVVVRKEELRYAFWPDGPQRLFYLEGDFRHLRELDADVVAITGEYDVFGDGSAVAFPTPGHTPGHQSLEVDLASGTTILAADAANSRAGYEQELAASFAWSLEASVDSIAAIKDRARVADADVIVHHDPEEQRRLPDPPNALE; encoded by the coding sequence ATGCCAGTCGAGCGACTCTACCGGCTGAACACGGCGAGGTGGACCTTCGACAACAGCGCCGCGACCCAGCTCCAGAACCCCGGCGAACCCTACGTGGGCTGGTGTCCGTGCTACCTGCTCGAGCACTCCGACGGACTCGCCCTGTTCGATACGGGCGTGAGCCACGAGATGGCGACGGCGCCGCTCGAGTACGGCCCGGCGGGAGCGCCCCACATGGCCGAGTTCGCCGAGACGATCGACCTCTCGGAGGGGAAGCCGCCGGTCGAACACCTCGACGACCTGGGTTACGAGCCAGGGGACGTCGACACGGTCGTGCTCTCACACCTCCACACCGACCACGCCGGCAACCTCGATTCGTTCCCCGAGGCGACCGTCGTCGTCCGGAAGGAGGAACTGCGCTACGCGTTCTGGCCTGACGGCCCCCAGCGGCTGTTCTACCTCGAGGGAGACTTCCGCCACCTCCGGGAACTCGACGCGGACGTCGTCGCGATTACGGGCGAGTACGACGTCTTTGGCGACGGCTCGGCCGTCGCCTTCCCGACACCCGGACACACGCCGGGCCACCAGTCCCTCGAGGTGGACCTCGCCTCGGGGACGACAATCCTCGCGGCCGATGCAGCGAACAGCCGCGCGGGCTACGAGCAGGAACTGGCGGCCTCGTTCGCGTGGTCGCTCGAGGCGTCGGTCGACTCGATCGCCGCGATAAAGGATCGCGCTCGCGTCGCGGACGCGGACGTCATCGTTCACCACGATCCCGAGGAGCAGCGGCGCCTTCCGGACCCGCCGAACGCGCTCGAGTGA
- a CDS encoding helix-turn-helix transcriptional regulator: MTDRERTDREPRSNGDFVQEVMTRSELLELLADRPRTARELADQLEMARSTVHRAADTLEAHGLVEKPADRFESTGLGDVVADELRTFRTNLEGARRLEPFLNTIDDSAPAVPVEHFTDATVTCSRHRQAHVGVKRITDLIEETDSLRMFSSIISPLYVDVARREILDGMEIEVIFDQQIIEIILEQHVEEAMEAFETGRFEVYVAENVPFELFLFDERVGLAAHDESGIARAFVETTDSGARSWAESLYAEYAADTDAFRLE; encoded by the coding sequence GTGACTGACCGAGAGCGAACCGATCGAGAACCCCGCTCGAACGGAGATTTCGTGCAGGAGGTGATGACCCGATCCGAGCTGCTGGAACTGCTGGCCGATCGGCCGCGGACGGCTCGTGAACTGGCCGATCAGCTCGAGATGGCCCGGTCGACCGTCCACCGGGCGGCCGATACGCTCGAGGCGCACGGGCTGGTCGAGAAACCCGCCGACCGCTTCGAGAGCACGGGCCTCGGCGACGTCGTCGCCGACGAACTCCGCACGTTTCGAACGAACCTCGAGGGCGCGCGACGGCTCGAGCCGTTCCTGAACACGATCGACGACTCGGCGCCGGCGGTCCCGGTCGAGCACTTCACTGACGCGACCGTGACCTGTTCGCGCCACCGACAGGCACACGTCGGCGTCAAGCGCATCACCGATCTCATCGAAGAAACGGACTCCCTCCGGATGTTCTCGAGCATCATCTCGCCGCTCTACGTCGACGTGGCCCGACGGGAAATCCTCGACGGCATGGAAATCGAGGTGATCTTCGACCAGCAGATCATCGAGATCATCCTCGAGCAACACGTCGAGGAGGCGATGGAGGCGTTCGAAACCGGCCGGTTCGAGGTTTACGTCGCCGAAAACGTCCCGTTCGAGCTCTTTCTCTTCGACGAGCGGGTGGGCCTGGCCGCGCACGACGAGTCGGGCATCGCCCGCGCGTTCGTCGAGACGACCGATTCCGGGGCGCGATCGTGGGCCGAATCGCTCTACGCGGAGTACGCGGCGGACACGGACGCGTTTCGGCTGGAGTGA
- a CDS encoding HalOD1 output domain-containing protein, with protein MTRNTPTDAHEFRLDDDRETTVSIAEAMATIRGCSSTDLRPLYHDVDPTLLERVGSRSSRQSFHFVSNGFDVTVHGTGTVRIESLE; from the coding sequence GTGACACGGAATACCCCCACGGACGCGCACGAATTTCGACTTGACGACGATCGCGAAACGACGGTGTCGATCGCCGAGGCCATGGCGACGATTCGAGGCTGTTCGTCGACCGATCTGCGACCGCTCTACCACGACGTCGATCCGACCCTGCTCGAACGCGTCGGCTCCCGGTCGAGTCGGCAGTCGTTTCACTTCGTCAGCAACGGATTCGACGTCACCGTCCACGGCACCGGTACGGTTCGAATCGAGTCCCTCGAGTGA
- a CDS encoding DUF7344 domain-containing protein, protein MTTNIPSPALFEQAGEVTSTFDLLADQRRRVVVRYLEETTGPATLEELAEEISSRESSDRLHSISDHADAQHDHLRSITISLHHVHVPKLADEGAIDYDPETKTALLTESGERLADRMDAICGEPRDTYDRSS, encoded by the coding sequence ATGACGACGAACATCCCATCACCAGCGCTGTTCGAGCAGGCCGGCGAAGTGACCTCGACGTTCGACCTTCTGGCCGACCAGCGGCGCCGCGTGGTGGTACGATACCTCGAGGAAACGACCGGCCCGGCGACCCTCGAGGAACTGGCCGAAGAAATTTCGTCTCGCGAATCGAGCGATCGGTTGCACTCGATCTCCGACCACGCGGACGCCCAGCACGACCACCTCCGGTCGATCACGATCTCGCTCCACCACGTACACGTTCCCAAACTCGCCGACGAGGGCGCGATCGACTACGATCCGGAGACGAAGACGGCCCTCCTCACCGAATCCGGGGAACGCCTCGCCGACCGGATGGACGCGATCTGTGGCGAGCCACGAGACACCTACGACCGCTCGTCGTAG